The following is a genomic window from Pararhizobium capsulatum DSM 1112.
CGGCGTTTCCTCGGTCGCGATCTATTCGGATTCCGACGCGTCCTCCCTGCATGCGGAGCTTGCCGACGAGGCCTATGGCCTGGGCGCCGGCCGGCCAGTCGATACCTACCTGAACATCGAGAAGATCATCGCCATTGCCCGGCGTGCCGGTGCCGATGCCGTCCATCCCGGTTATGGCTTCCTGTCGGAGCGCGCCGAGTTCGCCCGCGCGGTCATCGATGCCGGCCTCATCTGGGTTGGCCCGAAACCGGAGGTGATCATGGCGCTTGGCGACAAGGTCGAGGCGCGCCGCATTGCCGCAAAGGTCGGGGCGCCGCTGGTCAAGGGATCGGACGGGCCGCTGGCATCGGCGGCCGATGCCGTCGCCTTTGCCCGGCAGGCGGGGCTGCCGCTGGCGATCAAGGCTGCCTTCGGCGGCGGCGGGCGTGGTATGAAGGTGGTGCACCGCATCGAGGATGTTGGCGAATTGTTCGATAGCGCCGTGCGCGAGGCGATGGAAGCCTTTGGTCGCGGTGAATGCTACGCCGAACAATTTCTCGAAAAGCCGCGCCATATCGAGGCGCAGATCATCGCGGATAGCCATGGCAATACGGTGGTGCTGGGCACGCGGGATTGTTCGCTGCAGCGGCGCCACCAGAAGCTCGTGGAAGAGGCCCCTGCCCCGTTCATCACCGAAGAGCAGCGCACCCGTATCCACGATGCGGCCAAGGCGATCTGCGTGGCCGCCGGTTATACCGGCGCGGGAACGGTCGAGTTCCTGCTGTCGCAGACCGGTGTCATCTCCTTCCTTGAGGTCAATACCCGCCTGCAGGTCGAGCATCCGGTGACGGAGGAAACGACGGGCGTCGATATCGTCATTGAGCAGTTGCGCATTGCCGATGGCGTGCCGCTTTCCGTGACCGAAACCCCCGCTCCTGCTGGCCATGCCTTCGAGTTCCGCATCAATGCCGAGGACCCCGGCCGTGGCTTTCTGCCGACGCCGGGACTGATCACACGGTTTCGTGCACCGTCCGGTCCGGGCATCCGCCTCGACAGCGGCGTGGAAACCGGGTCCGAAATCCCCGGCCTCTACGATTCGATGATGGCCAAGCTGATCGTCACCGGGGCGACCAGGGAACAGGCGCTGGTCCGTGCACGCCGCGCGCTTGCCGAATTCAAGATCGAAGGCGTCGCCTCGGTCCTGCCGTTCCACCGCGCCCTCTTGGAGGAGCCGGCCTTCACCGGTGAGGATGGTTTCAAGGTGTTCACCAACTGGATCGAGACGGAATTTTCCGGCATCGAACCGTCTCGGCGGGTCGATCCGGTCGAGGGCGGGCTGGTGCGCAGCTTCATCGAGATCGATGGCAAGCGGCATATGTTGGGGCTTCCGTCGGCGTTGTTTTCCGGCGTTGCGGCACCTGCATCGGTGACAGCGGGAGTGCCGAAGGCAGCGGATGGCGCCGTCGTCGCACCGATTCCGGGCACGTTGCAGCGATGGTTGGTGGAGGATGGCGCTGAAGTCGCGGAGGGCGAGGTCGTCGCGCTGATCGAGGCGATGAAGATGGAGACACGGATCGCGGCACCGCGGGCGGGGCGGATCGGTCTGAAGGTCGAGGTCGGGACGGTGGTCGGCTTGGGGACGGAGATCGCGATGATTGGGTAAAGGGTCGGGATGGTCGGCTTGCGGCGGCGACTGTCGCTTCACCTCCTCCGTCAGCTACGCTGACATCTCCCCCTCAAGGGGAGATCGGGAGCGAGAGGCCGCATCCTGCCAATCTCCCCCCTTGAGGGGGAGATGCCCGACAAGACAGGGGGTGGAGCGGCATGGGGCCAATGCCTTTGAATGCCTCCGACGCTAACTTTGAAAGGGGATACGTTGTGACCGACAGGGCACCCGCATCATTCTAATTAATTGAATCAACGGTACAAACGGAATTCATCATGAAACCCTCACCCCTCACCCAGGCCCCACATGATGCCGTCGCCCGCAAGGCCATTGCCCCGGTCATCTGCTATCCCGTAGAGACCTTGCCGCGCCCGGATCTCGCTGCCTACCGCGGTTTGCGCGACGATCTCTTACTGGTCGATCGGGTCACCGTGCCGGCGCGGGACGCGGCCTGCTGGTCGGTACCGTCAGGGCATTTCTGCCGCATCCTCTGCAGCCAGGGTGCCCAGGTCGGTGATCTCAATCTGTTCAACGCCCATGATTTCAACGAGCGGCTTTACACGGGAAAAACCCGGGCGCTGAATGGGACCCATGTCGGGCTCGGCGACCAATTGTTCTCCAACATGCCCTATCTGCGCCCGATCGCCACGATCACCCATGATACGCTCGACTGGTATGGTTTCGATGAATTTGGCGGCTCGGTTCACGATGTCATCGGCACGCGCTGCGATCCCTATACCCACAATCTGCTCAGCCACGGCGGGCAATATCACCATTGCTGCCACTCGAACCTCACCCGCGCCTTCGCCCGCCAGACCGGCAAGCCGTTGGCTGAAGCCGAGGTCTTTATCCATGATGTGCTGAATGTCTTCATGTGCACCGGCTTCACCCGCGACACCGGACAATATTTCATGAAGGCGAGCCCGGTACGTCCCGGCGACTACCTGGAGTTCTTCGCCGAGATCGATCTTCTCGGCTGCATGTCGGCATGCCCCGGCGGTGATTGCTCGGCACAGCATTCGTCCGATGTGGCGGCGTGTTATCCACTGGAGGTGGAGATCTACAAGCCTGCCCGATTGCCGGACGGCTGGGCGTCGCCTGCCCTGAACGGATATGACGGGACGCATGGTCTCTGAAGGTGCGGCATATCCCATCTCCTCGCCTGCGGGGAGATGGGACGATCGCGTGCTAGCCTGAAACGAGGACGCTGAATTGACGAATTTTGTGTCGCCCGCTTGCATCTCGACGTCCCCGAAGCGTTTTTGCTCTTCGCCGGAAGCTTTGCCTCAGTTGACAGCTGTCAACTCCGAAGTTCGCAGGTCGTCGCGTTCGCCGCAACGCACTGAATTTCCTAGATTTTCCCGCAAAACCCCTTTCGTTAACCAAAAACTCCTTGACGCGACTCGTGCGGTCCGGCACCCTTTCTACGGAGTTTTACGGAAATATCTCTCTTCGGCGTAACTCGCTTCTTCGGCTGTAAACCGATCGTCCCCGCGTATTTACTCGGCGATAGAATCGGCTGACACTAAGGGAACGACGTCCGTCCAGCGATCGCGTGCCCGGTCAAAGCCGGGTTCGGTCCAGAGAGACGGAAAGGACGTTGTGACATGGATGAGGACGTGATCGAAAGATCCGGGGATTGGCAGATGGCCGTT
Proteins encoded in this region:
- a CDS encoding acetyl/propionyl/methylcrotonyl-CoA carboxylase subunit alpha: MKKLLIANRGEIAIRIARAARDYGVSSVAIYSDSDASSLHAELADEAYGLGAGRPVDTYLNIEKIIAIARRAGADAVHPGYGFLSERAEFARAVIDAGLIWVGPKPEVIMALGDKVEARRIAAKVGAPLVKGSDGPLASAADAVAFARQAGLPLAIKAAFGGGGRGMKVVHRIEDVGELFDSAVREAMEAFGRGECYAEQFLEKPRHIEAQIIADSHGNTVVLGTRDCSLQRRHQKLVEEAPAPFITEEQRTRIHDAAKAICVAAGYTGAGTVEFLLSQTGVISFLEVNTRLQVEHPVTEETTGVDIVIEQLRIADGVPLSVTETPAPAGHAFEFRINAEDPGRGFLPTPGLITRFRAPSGPGIRLDSGVETGSEIPGLYDSMMAKLIVTGATREQALVRARRALAEFKIEGVASVLPFHRALLEEPAFTGEDGFKVFTNWIETEFSGIEPSRRVDPVEGGLVRSFIEIDGKRHMLGLPSALFSGVAAPASVTAGVPKAADGAVVAPIPGTLQRWLVEDGAEVAEGEVVALIEAMKMETRIAAPRAGRIGLKVEVGTVVGLGTEIAMIG
- a CDS encoding urea carboxylase-associated family protein, which gives rise to MKPSPLTQAPHDAVARKAIAPVICYPVETLPRPDLAAYRGLRDDLLLVDRVTVPARDAACWSVPSGHFCRILCSQGAQVGDLNLFNAHDFNERLYTGKTRALNGTHVGLGDQLFSNMPYLRPIATITHDTLDWYGFDEFGGSVHDVIGTRCDPYTHNLLSHGGQYHHCCHSNLTRAFARQTGKPLAEAEVFIHDVLNVFMCTGFTRDTGQYFMKASPVRPGDYLEFFAEIDLLGCMSACPGGDCSAQHSSDVAACYPLEVEIYKPARLPDGWASPALNGYDGTHGL